In one Nicotiana sylvestris chromosome 8, ASM39365v2, whole genome shotgun sequence genomic region, the following are encoded:
- the LOC138876385 gene encoding uncharacterized protein, translating to MELLKDYDCSILYHHGKANVVADALSRKSMGSLAHIAPTKRLLSKDIQRLEDTSIKFSIGNSEALLAFAQAKSSLVERVKATQYEDERLCKYRDEALAGKSKDMIVESDGVLRMGDKLCVADVDGLRHSILEEAHNSKYTIHSGSTNMYHDLKQFY from the coding sequence ATGGAACTACTCAAAGACTATGATTGTTCTATTTTATATCATCAtggaaaagccaatgtggtggctgatgcattgagcagaaaatctatggggagtttggcacatATAGCTCCGACAAAGAGACTTTTGTCCAAGGATATTCAGAGACTAGAAGATACAAGCATCAAATTTAGTATCGGAAATTCAGAGGCATTGTTGGCTTTTGCTCAAGCTAAGTCTTCATTAGTTGAGCGCGTTAAGGCAACACAATATGAGGATGAGCGATTATGCAAATACAGAGATGAGGCCTTAGCTGGTAAAAGCAAGGATATGATTGTTGAAAGTGATGGTGTGCTTCGAATGGGGGACAAGCTATGTGTAGCAGACGTAGATGGGTTGAGACATTCTATTCTTGAAGAAGCCCACAACTCTAAATACACCATACATTCTGGATCCACAAACATGTACCATGACCTGAAGCAATTTTATTGA